A window of Methylobacterium bullatum genomic DNA:
CGGGGCCGTCGCCACCGCCGTGGCGCTCCTCGTCGGGATCGCCTACGGAGCGCTCGCCGGCTATCTCGGCGGCGCGGTCGACGCGGTGATGATGCGTGTCGTCGACATGCTCTACGCCCTGCCCTTCGTCTTCTTCGTGATCATGCTGCTGGTGTTCTTCCGCTCCGGGCTGGGGCTCATCCTGGTGGCCATCGGCGCGGTGGAATGGCTCGACATGGCCCGCCTCGTCCGTGCCCAGACCCTCTCCCTGCGTCATCGCGATTTCGTTCGCGCCGCCGAGGCCCTCGGCTTGTCCACGGCGGCGATCCTGCGCCGGCACATCGTCCCGAACACCCTCGGTCCCGTCACGGTGGCGGCGACGCTCCTCGTGCCCAAGGTGATCCTGCTGGAGAGCTTTCTGTCGTTCCTCGGCCTCGGGGTGCAGGAACCGGCCACGAGTTGGGGCGCGCTCATCGCGGAGGGCGCGCGCGCCCTCGAATCCGCCCCGTGGATGCTCGCCGGCCCCGCCGCCTTCCTCGTCTCGACCCTGGTGGCTCTCAACGTCCTCGGTGACGGCCTCGGCGACGCCCTCGATCCCCGAATCGCCGGGAGGTGACGGCCTGAGGGCCGTGGCCCTACAGGATACACGCATTTGCTCGACAGCTGTTCCCTCGATTCAAAAGGGTTCGGCATGAGGCGCAGCGGAACTCCCTCTCCTTCCAGGAGAGGGGACCCGTGGTGCCCGCCAGATGTGTGAATGCCGTAGGCCGCGGCCCGACCGAACCGGTATGGATCCCGCCGGCCTCGAATGGGCATCGACCCTATGCTCCCGAGGGTCGGTTACGCCACCGATCTCAGGTCGGCGATGTCCGCCGTGAAGGTGTGGATGCAATTGCGTCCCCGAGATTTCGCCTCGTAGAGGGCAC
This region includes:
- the oppC gene encoding Oligopeptide transport system permease protein OppC; the protein is MMRHAWTRFARNRGALAAFLLLIAMTLACLVGPRLTGHEPGRIYPDLVRTAPGLAAHPEPDEIAPALTRLAFRMRLSVSDIAVTGDTVRMVFSGISKPDDAKSFETKPIDERVLVYLPRSDLFGPASIVERRDGGRRLVVEAPLRRLRFLMGTDMLGRDVLTRSLVAGRVSLLIGAVATAVALLVGIAYGALAGYLGGAVDAVMMRVVDMLYALPFVFFVIMLLVFFRSGLGLILVAIGAVEWLDMARLVRAQTLSLRHRDFVRAAEALGLSTAAILRRHIVPNTLGPVTVAATLLVPKVILLESFLSFLGLGVQEPATSWGALIAEGARALESAPWMLAGPAAFLVSTLVALNVLGDGLGDALDPRIAGR